DNA from Bacillus sp. Marseille-P3661:
AGAGGTAACGAATAGTGGTTAATCGTCCCGTGAAGGCAAAAAGAGTTTGTAAGAGGTAACGAATAGTGGTTAATCGATACTGTGAAGGCAAAAAGAGTTTGTAAGAGGTAACGAATAGTGGTTAATCGTTCCCGTGAAGGCAAAAAGAGTTTGTAAGAGGTAACGAATAGTGGTTAATCGATACTGTGAAGGCAAAAAGAGTTTGTAAGAGGTAACGAATAGTGGTTAATCGATACCGTGAAGGCAAAAAAAGAATGGTAGTGGTAACGAATAGCGGATAATCGTTACCGGCAAGGCAAAAAAAGAGTGGCAGCGGTAACGAAAAGCGGATAATCGTTACCGGCAAGGCAAAAAAAGAGTGGCAGCGGTAACGAAAAGCGATTAATCGTGCCCATAAAAGCCAAAAAAGCGAAGTAGTGGTAACGAAAAGCAGTTAATCGTGCCCGTAAAAGCCAAAAAAGCGAAGTAGTGGTAACGAATAGCAGCTAATCGTTCCCGTCAAAGCCAAAAAAGAATGGTAGCGGTAACGAAAAGCGATTAATCGTGCCCGTCAAAGCAAAAAAAGAGTGGTAGTGGTAACGAATAGCGGATAATCGTTCCCGTCAAAACCAAAAAAGAATGGTAGCGGTAACGAAAAGCGATTAATCGTGCCCGTCAAAGCAAAAAAAGAGTGGTAGTGGTAACGAATAGCGGATAATCGTTACCAGCAAGGCAAAAAAAAGAATGGTAACGGTAACGAATAGCAGTTAATCGTGCCCGTAAAAGCCAAAAAAGCGAAGTAGTGGTAACGAATAGCAGCTAATCGTGCCCGTCAAAGCAAAAAAAGAGTGGCAGTGGTAACGAATAGCGGATAATCGTTACCGGCAAGGCAAAAAAAAGAATGGTAACGGTAACGAATAGCGGTTAATCGTTCCCGTAAAAGCCAAAAAAGCGAAGTAGTGGTAACGAAAAGCAGTTAATCGTGCCCATAAAAGCCAAAAAAGCGAAGTAGTGGTAACGAATAGCGATTAATCGTTCCCGTAAAAGCCAAAAAAGCGAAGTAGTGGTAACGAAAAGCAGTTAATCGTGCCCATAAAAGCCAAAAAAGCGAAGTAGTGGTAACGAATAGAGGTCAATCGTGCCCGTAAAATCAAAAAAACGACGTAGCGGTAACGAATCGCACTAAATTAATGCTCGTAAATACACTAAATGTACAGTAATCTCAACAAATACCATCTTATCGAATCGCAAATCGAAACAAAGCCTGAACAGTCTACAAGGAAGCAACATGCAATAACTCCTCTAAAAAAGTATCTCACCCTCCTTCCTTGTATTTAAAACGAGAAATTGCTAAACTATATAGCAAATAATCCCAAGCATGGGGTGCTTATATGAGAAAAAATGAAAAAACAAACCGAAACAATATTGTACCTTTTCCCAATTTGGAACAACGGCTTTTAGATAAGGGGATGCAGGCTTTAAAAGACCGAGAGTTTAAAGAGGCGCTGCAGTTTTTTAATCAATTAACGAATCAAAGTCAACAGTATCCTGAAGTAGAAATTGGGATTGTCGTTTGTTTGCTCGAACTAGGTTTATATGAAGATGCAAAAGCCAAATGTGAACGTTTATTAAATGAGGATATTGGAGATTACTTTAATGTTTTACAAATTTACATTAATATTTTGATTCAACTCGCTGAATATGAAACCGTTGTTCATACGCTTGAAGTTATATTTGAGGAAGAAAGGGTGCCAACTGAACAAGCGGAAACGCTTTTTCATTTACTAGAGTTTTCAAGGAGAAAGTTAGAAAACGATGAACATCAGGAGATTGTGGAGCTATCAGATATCAAATTATTAGAGCCACAATTATTATATGGAGAGATAGATCAACAGTTATTGGCTATCCATAAACTAAGGGAGTACACCAATATTGAATTAGTAATTGATTCTATTAAAGGTATTCTAAAAGATTCGGCATATCACCCTATAGTTCAATCGATGTTGCTTCAATTATTAATGGAAAAAAAAGTGAATGAAATTATCACTGTTAAAAAGTTGAAACGATCTATAAAAGTAAATCCTTGTGAAATAAATAGTAGCTTTGAACAACCATTTACACAAGAAGTATTAAATAGGCTTGATGATGTATTGGGACAGGAAAATCCAACCTTATTTGAGTCAGTAAAACAGCTTTGGGAACAATACTTATTTGCGATTTTCCCTTTTGACCCTGCTCCAAAAAATTCATCTGTTTGGGCTGCTGCATTACATAGAACTGGTTATGAGTTATATGGAATCGATATTTTAATTGAAGAGTTAGCTGAAAGCTATGACGTTGAAGAAAAATTGCTATTGAAAGCTAGTATAAGCTTGATTGAGTTGGAAAAAGTTTCAAACCTTGGAATAAACCTATGAAAAAAGAATTGTTTACTTTATTGAAAGCTTTAAGTTCTGTGTTATAATGTAATGGTTGTAATGAGAAATTATACATAATAGATCCTATCATAAATTTTATGAAACTTGTTGAATGATTAGTACATACAAGCGGATCACTATTAAAAGAGAATTAATTATGTTGGAGGGAAATATAAATGTCTGCAAAATGGGAAAAACAAGAAGGTAATAAAGGCGTGTTAACAGTTGAAGTTGACGCTGCACAAGTTGATCAAGGGATTGATCAAGCATTTAAAAAGGTTGTAACACAAGTAAATATTCCTGGATTCCGTAAAGGTAAAGTACCACGTAAGATTTTCGAACAACGCTTTGGTGTTGAATCATTATATCAAGATGCTTTAGATATCATCTTGCCACAAGCTTATAGCAGTGCTATAGAAGAAACTGGTATTGAACCTGTTGATTATCCTGAACTAGATGTTCAACAATTAGAACAAGGCAAAAATTTAATTTTTACAGCTACTGTTGTAGTTAAACCAGAAGTTCAATTAGGTGAATACAAAGGGCTTGAAGTTGAAGCTGTAGATACTACTGTTACTGATGAAGATGTAGATGCTGAATTAAAAAGCTTACAAGAAAGAAATGCTGAGTTAGTTGTGAAAGAAGATGGCGCTATTGAAAATGGCGATTCAGTTGTTCTTGATTTCGAAGGTTTTGTTGATGGTGAGGCATTCGAAGGCGGACAAGCTGATAACTACTCATTAGAAATTGGCTCAGGTTCATTTATCCCTGGATTCGAAGATCAAATGATTGGTATGAAAACTGGTGAAGAAAAAGATGTTAACGTAACATTCCCAGAAGAATATCATGCTGAAGAATTAGCTGGCAAACCTGCTGTATTTAAGGTTAAGGTTCATGAAATTAAGTCTAAGCAATTACCTGAATTAGACGATGAATTTGCAAAAGATGTGGATGATGAAGTAGAAACTCTTGCTGAGCTAAAAAATAAATTAAAAGAAAAGCTTGAAGCTGATAAAAAGCACCAAGCTGAGCATACTAAGCGTGATGCGGTTGTAGAAAAAGCAG
Protein-coding regions in this window:
- the tig gene encoding trigger factor — protein: MSAKWEKQEGNKGVLTVEVDAAQVDQGIDQAFKKVVTQVNIPGFRKGKVPRKIFEQRFGVESLYQDALDIILPQAYSSAIEETGIEPVDYPELDVQQLEQGKNLIFTATVVVKPEVQLGEYKGLEVEAVDTTVTDEDVDAELKSLQERNAELVVKEDGAIENGDSVVLDFEGFVDGEAFEGGQADNYSLEIGSGSFIPGFEDQMIGMKTGEEKDVNVTFPEEYHAEELAGKPAVFKVKVHEIKSKQLPELDDEFAKDVDDEVETLAELKNKLKEKLEADKKHQAEHTKRDAVVEKAAENATIDIPEAMINSELDRMLKEFEQRLQMQGMNLELYYQFSGTDEAALREQMKTDAEKRVRVNLVLEAIVKAEDITVSEEDINAEYENLASMYQTTAENVKQMLGNNDVVSEDLKYRKAIDFLVESSKVKA
- a CDS encoding tetratricopeptide repeat protein, with translation MRKNEKTNRNNIVPFPNLEQRLLDKGMQALKDREFKEALQFFNQLTNQSQQYPEVEIGIVVCLLELGLYEDAKAKCERLLNEDIGDYFNVLQIYINILIQLAEYETVVHTLEVIFEEERVPTEQAETLFHLLEFSRRKLENDEHQEIVELSDIKLLEPQLLYGEIDQQLLAIHKLREYTNIELVIDSIKGILKDSAYHPIVQSMLLQLLMEKKVNEIITVKKLKRSIKVNPCEINSSFEQPFTQEVLNRLDDVLGQENPTLFESVKQLWEQYLFAIFPFDPAPKNSSVWAAALHRTGYELYGIDILIEELAESYDVEEKLLLKASISLIELEKVSNLGINL